A single genomic interval of Lentimicrobium saccharophilum harbors:
- a CDS encoding PKD domain-containing protein, whose translation MKQFFRIQWAMLLLLAISQLTACKKDKEDDVIASFTYKVDEADFRKVAFKSYANAINEAPEITWDFGDNTTLPGETEPVHTYQAEGVYTVTLTATASNGAKDVYTVQVVIADPDVELAKLVGATEKTWKLLRDVSTGRYPLEVGPANFSSIWWAMGRQNDELANRPCMLNDEWIFRRGGEMEFDSKGDYWAEGGIFFPSNICASTDQMVGLSGEDLSAWGSGVHSFELTSGDQPTLKVIGLGAFIGLSKVATDAEVRVPQQSVTYSIIKLTDGPVDTLILQTSYMTGGTAPQPAYWRFVLVHYDNPLDEPPIPGPAPTAEFSFTASGRTITVTNTSTLADSYLWEFGDGQTSTENNPVHNYATDGAFNIKLTATNANGFSTAMKFHFISKEGIVATDIQGGAWKVRLDEKSIFVGPDMASDGWWSLPLSYLDGSSTGTDDWSCIANDEFIFSAGSVYEYKTNGDARNDGYFGGTNGCISDDEIAASGNGAAFGSGVHTWAFTPASGSDRAKITLTNGANRAAFIGFYKGYFGGENLNASDPPNGGNSTNTYEVVGYASTGSKEYLFVTVDVSAAHDGSSSWSAVLER comes from the coding sequence ATGAAACAATTTTTCAGAATCCAATGGGCCATGCTGCTGTTGCTGGCAATCAGCCAGCTTACGGCATGCAAAAAGGACAAAGAGGATGATGTGATTGCCAGTTTTACCTATAAGGTTGACGAGGCTGACTTCCGTAAAGTTGCGTTCAAAAGTTATGCGAACGCGATCAATGAAGCACCGGAAATCACCTGGGATTTTGGCGATAATACCACTTTGCCGGGCGAAACTGAACCTGTTCATACGTATCAGGCTGAGGGCGTGTATACTGTAACGCTGACAGCTACCGCTTCGAACGGGGCAAAAGATGTGTACACAGTGCAGGTTGTAATTGCCGATCCGGATGTTGAACTCGCCAAGCTGGTGGGAGCCACGGAGAAAACATGGAAACTGCTGCGTGATGTAAGTACGGGAAGGTATCCGCTTGAGGTGGGGCCTGCAAATTTCTCCTCCATCTGGTGGGCAATGGGTCGTCAGAACGATGAGCTGGCCAACCGTCCCTGTATGCTGAACGATGAATGGATATTCAGGCGCGGCGGTGAGATGGAGTTTGACTCCAAGGGCGATTACTGGGCAGAAGGCGGTATATTTTTCCCTTCGAATATCTGTGCCTCCACCGACCAGATGGTCGGCCTGAGTGGTGAGGATCTTTCGGCCTGGGGCAGTGGTGTCCACAGTTTTGAGCTCACATCGGGAGATCAGCCTACCCTGAAAGTGATCGGCCTTGGCGCCTTTATCGGTCTGTCGAAGGTAGCAACGGATGCTGAAGTACGTGTACCTCAGCAGTCGGTTACCTATAGTATCATCAAACTCACTGACGGACCTGTGGATACCCTGATCCTTCAGACCTCCTATATGACTGGCGGAACAGCGCCCCAGCCAGCCTACTGGCGTTTTGTACTGGTGCATTATGACAATCCGCTTGATGAGCCGCCCATACCCGGCCCTGCACCCACGGCTGAGTTCTCGTTTACAGCTAGCGGGCGCACCATCACTGTTACCAACACTTCTACCCTCGCCGATTCCTATTTGTGGGAGTTCGGCGACGGACAGACCTCAACCGAGAACAATCCGGTGCATAACTATGCTACTGACGGTGCCTTCAACATCAAACTTACGGCCACCAATGCCAATGGTTTCAGTACGGCAATGAAATTCCATTTTATTTCAAAGGAAGGTATTGTGGCAACAGATATTCAGGGTGGCGCGTGGAAGGTCAGGCTGGATGAGAAATCCATTTTTGTCGGGCCTGACATGGCCAGCGACGGATGGTGGAGTTTGCCGCTCTCGTATCTCGACGGATCATCGACCGGTACAGATGACTGGTCGTGTATTGCCAATGATGAGTTTATTTTCAGCGCCGGCAGTGTTTACGAGTACAAGACCAACGGCGATGCCCGCAACGACGGATATTTCGGCGGAACAAACGGATGTATTTCGGATGATGAGATTGCTGCCAGCGGCAACGGGGCAGCTTTCGGCAGTGGCGTTCATACCTGGGCGTTCACCCCTGCCTCGGGCAGCGACAGGGCAAAGATTACCCTGACCAACGGGGCCAACAGAGCCGCCTTTATAGGATTTTATAAAGGTTATTTTGGCGGTGAAAACCTGAATGCTTCCGACCCGCCTAACGGAGGCAATTCCACAAACACTTACGAGGTGGTGGGATATGCCAGCACAGGTTCAAAGGAATATCTCTTTGTGACTGTGGATGTTTCGGCCGCGCATGATGGAAGTTCCTCGTGGTCGGCTGTGCTTGAGCGTTAG
- a CDS encoding arginase family protein has product MKQKQFGSLPVQLTNFENAKFVILPVPFEGPGHVFKGSDKGPEALIDASASIDLYDIHSDSEAYKAGIHTAEAVRERSPEKMVKEVQARTLQLLKKKKFPVIVGGEHTVAIGAFRAFADYYKDKDLTILQFDAHAAGSAEAGGTAYHHHCVMKHAAVHAPVLQAGIRSMSLAEREDVEPGRMFYAGSMLDGSNKTWMYDFLNKLTRNVFITIDLDVLDPSLMPAVATPEPGGLQWSGFIEILTKVSEKSNIAGVCIAGLVPIKYNKAPNFIAARLLNTILTLRYTSALK; this is encoded by the coding sequence ATGAAACAGAAACAATTCGGATCACTTCCTGTCCAGCTTACGAACTTTGAGAATGCAAAATTTGTAATCCTTCCGGTTCCGTTCGAAGGTCCCGGCCATGTTTTCAAAGGCTCGGACAAGGGTCCCGAAGCCCTGATTGATGCTTCTGCTTCCATCGACCTGTATGATATTCATTCCGATTCAGAAGCCTATAAGGCCGGCATACACACAGCAGAGGCTGTCAGGGAGCGGTCACCCGAAAAAATGGTGAAAGAGGTGCAAGCCAGGACCCTGCAACTGCTTAAGAAAAAGAAATTTCCGGTTATTGTTGGCGGGGAACATACCGTTGCCATCGGGGCATTCAGGGCTTTTGCCGACTATTACAAGGATAAGGATCTTACCATTCTGCAGTTTGATGCCCATGCGGCGGGAAGTGCTGAAGCAGGGGGTACTGCTTACCATCACCATTGTGTAATGAAGCATGCAGCTGTTCATGCACCAGTACTTCAGGCAGGAATCAGGAGCATGAGTCTTGCTGAGCGCGAGGATGTGGAGCCGGGCAGAATGTTTTACGCCGGAAGCATGCTCGACGGATCCAATAAGACCTGGATGTATGATTTTCTGAATAAATTAACAAGGAATGTTTTTATCACCATTGACCTGGATGTACTCGATCCATCACTGATGCCGGCGGTAGCAACGCCGGAGCCGGGAGGACTTCAATGGTCCGGATTTATTGAAATACTCACCAAGGTCAGCGAAAAATCGAACATTGCCGGAGTGTGTATTGCCGGACTTGTCCCGATCAAATATAACAAAGCGCCCAATTTTATCGCCGCCAGGCTTTTGAACACCATTCTAACCCTCAGATATACTTCTGCATTGAAATAG